In Corylus avellana chromosome ca2, CavTom2PMs-1.0, the following proteins share a genomic window:
- the LOC132172761 gene encoding myb family transcription factor PHL7 isoform X2, translated as MYQPKGVHSSSLVQNNSLVHGQHLDCVASTMDPNGGNNLNNSSLASKQRLRWTHELHERFVDAVAQLGGPDRATPKGVLRVMGVQGLTIYHVKSHLQKYRLAKYLPDSSSDADKKETGDMLSNLDGSSGMQITEALKLQMEVQKRLHEQLEVQRQLQLRIEAQGKYLKKIIEEQQRLSGVLSETSGSGAPGPVSGDNCPDSDNKTDPATPAPTSEAPLQDKAAKERAPASLSIDESFSSHHEPLTPDSGCHVGSPTESPRGERSMKKQRLIMGGAYSKPEMVLPHQILESSLSSSYQQQAHTIFLSREQFEPSSGISIGNEDHMEKVAGSDL; from the exons ATGTATCAGCCAAAGGGTGTTCATAGTTCAAGCTTAGTCCAAAACAACTCTTTAGTTCATGGTCAGCATTTAGATTGTGTTGCCAGCACGATGGACCCAAATGGAGGGAACAATCTGAACAACTCTAGTCTTGCCTCGAAGCAACGGTTGCGTTGGACACATGAGCTTCATGAACGTTTTGTTGATGCTGTGGCACAACTTGGTGGGCCAGACA ggGCAACACCCAAAGGCGTCCTCAGAGTAATGGGTGTTCAAGGTCTGACAATATACCATGTCAAAAGCCATTTACAG AAATACCGACTTGCAAAATACCTCCCTGACTCCTCTTCTGATG CTGATAAGAAAGAAACCGGAGATATGCTTTCAAATTTGGATGGTTCATC TGGGATGCAAATTACTGAAGCCCTCAAGCTGCAGATGGAGGTGCAGAAACGACTTCATGAGCAATTAGAG GTTCAGAGACAGCTGCAGTTGCGGATAGAGGCCCAGGGCAAGTATTTGAAGAAGATAATAGAGGAGCAACAACGACTTAGTGGAGTTCTTTCAGAGACATCTGGTTCTGGGGCCCCAGGTCCAGTATCAGGTGACAATTGCCCTGATTCCGACAACAAGACTGACCCGGCAACTCCTGCCCCAACCTCTGAGGCCCCCCTTCAAGACAAGGCTGCCAAGGAACGTGCCCCAGCCAGCCTTTCCATTGATGAATCCTTCTCATCTCACCATGAACCCTTGACTCCAGATTCTGGGTGCCATGTCGGTTCCCCAACAGAGAGTCCCAGAGGTGAAAGGTCAATGAAGAAGCAAAGACTCATTATGGGCGGAGCTTACTCTAAACCAGAAATGGTGCTTCCTCATCAGATACTTGAGTCAAGCTTAAGCTCCTCTTACCAGCAGCAAGCGCACACCATTTTCCTGTCTAGAGAGCAGTTTGAACCTTCATCAGGAATATCAATTGGGAATGAAGATCACATGGAAAAGGTTGCAGGCAGTGATCTGTGA
- the LOC132172761 gene encoding myb family transcription factor PHL7 isoform X1 has translation MYQPKGVHSSSLVQNNSLVHGQHLDCVASTMDPNGGNNLNNSSLASKQRLRWTHELHERFVDAVAQLGGPDRATPKGVLRVMGVQGLTIYHVKSHLQKYRLAKYLPDSSSDGKKADKKETGDMLSNLDGSSGMQITEALKLQMEVQKRLHEQLEVQRQLQLRIEAQGKYLKKIIEEQQRLSGVLSETSGSGAPGPVSGDNCPDSDNKTDPATPAPTSEAPLQDKAAKERAPASLSIDESFSSHHEPLTPDSGCHVGSPTESPRGERSMKKQRLIMGGAYSKPEMVLPHQILESSLSSSYQQQAHTIFLSREQFEPSSGISIGNEDHMEKVAGSDL, from the exons ATGTATCAGCCAAAGGGTGTTCATAGTTCAAGCTTAGTCCAAAACAACTCTTTAGTTCATGGTCAGCATTTAGATTGTGTTGCCAGCACGATGGACCCAAATGGAGGGAACAATCTGAACAACTCTAGTCTTGCCTCGAAGCAACGGTTGCGTTGGACACATGAGCTTCATGAACGTTTTGTTGATGCTGTGGCACAACTTGGTGGGCCAGACA ggGCAACACCCAAAGGCGTCCTCAGAGTAATGGGTGTTCAAGGTCTGACAATATACCATGTCAAAAGCCATTTACAG AAATACCGACTTGCAAAATACCTCCCTGACTCCTCTTCTGATG GGAAAAAAGCTGATAAGAAAGAAACCGGAGATATGCTTTCAAATTTGGATGGTTCATC TGGGATGCAAATTACTGAAGCCCTCAAGCTGCAGATGGAGGTGCAGAAACGACTTCATGAGCAATTAGAG GTTCAGAGACAGCTGCAGTTGCGGATAGAGGCCCAGGGCAAGTATTTGAAGAAGATAATAGAGGAGCAACAACGACTTAGTGGAGTTCTTTCAGAGACATCTGGTTCTGGGGCCCCAGGTCCAGTATCAGGTGACAATTGCCCTGATTCCGACAACAAGACTGACCCGGCAACTCCTGCCCCAACCTCTGAGGCCCCCCTTCAAGACAAGGCTGCCAAGGAACGTGCCCCAGCCAGCCTTTCCATTGATGAATCCTTCTCATCTCACCATGAACCCTTGACTCCAGATTCTGGGTGCCATGTCGGTTCCCCAACAGAGAGTCCCAGAGGTGAAAGGTCAATGAAGAAGCAAAGACTCATTATGGGCGGAGCTTACTCTAAACCAGAAATGGTGCTTCCTCATCAGATACTTGAGTCAAGCTTAAGCTCCTCTTACCAGCAGCAAGCGCACACCATTTTCCTGTCTAGAGAGCAGTTTGAACCTTCATCAGGAATATCAATTGGGAATGAAGATCACATGGAAAAGGTTGCAGGCAGTGATCTGTGA
- the LOC132172761 gene encoding myb family transcription factor PHL7 isoform X3, with the protein MGVQGLTIYHVKSHLQKYRLAKYLPDSSSDGKKADKKETGDMLSNLDGSSGMQITEALKLQMEVQKRLHEQLEVQRQLQLRIEAQGKYLKKIIEEQQRLSGVLSETSGSGAPGPVSGDNCPDSDNKTDPATPAPTSEAPLQDKAAKERAPASLSIDESFSSHHEPLTPDSGCHVGSPTESPRGERSMKKQRLIMGGAYSKPEMVLPHQILESSLSSSYQQQAHTIFLSREQFEPSSGISIGNEDHMEKVAGSDL; encoded by the exons ATGGGTGTTCAAGGTCTGACAATATACCATGTCAAAAGCCATTTACAG AAATACCGACTTGCAAAATACCTCCCTGACTCCTCTTCTGATG GGAAAAAAGCTGATAAGAAAGAAACCGGAGATATGCTTTCAAATTTGGATGGTTCATC TGGGATGCAAATTACTGAAGCCCTCAAGCTGCAGATGGAGGTGCAGAAACGACTTCATGAGCAATTAGAG GTTCAGAGACAGCTGCAGTTGCGGATAGAGGCCCAGGGCAAGTATTTGAAGAAGATAATAGAGGAGCAACAACGACTTAGTGGAGTTCTTTCAGAGACATCTGGTTCTGGGGCCCCAGGTCCAGTATCAGGTGACAATTGCCCTGATTCCGACAACAAGACTGACCCGGCAACTCCTGCCCCAACCTCTGAGGCCCCCCTTCAAGACAAGGCTGCCAAGGAACGTGCCCCAGCCAGCCTTTCCATTGATGAATCCTTCTCATCTCACCATGAACCCTTGACTCCAGATTCTGGGTGCCATGTCGGTTCCCCAACAGAGAGTCCCAGAGGTGAAAGGTCAATGAAGAAGCAAAGACTCATTATGGGCGGAGCTTACTCTAAACCAGAAATGGTGCTTCCTCATCAGATACTTGAGTCAAGCTTAAGCTCCTCTTACCAGCAGCAAGCGCACACCATTTTCCTGTCTAGAGAGCAGTTTGAACCTTCATCAGGAATATCAATTGGGAATGAAGATCACATGGAAAAGGTTGCAGGCAGTGATCTGTGA
- the LOC132170865 gene encoding uncharacterized protein LOC132170865 isoform X1, translating into MIDQFINFVIRPPRAEYNPDQYLWERDFTLAGRTYKREDLELRNARGHTLLCSHYLPSPLPEDTPLPCVIYCHGNSGCRADANEAAVILLPSYITVFTLDFSGSGLSDGDYVSLGWHERDDLKVVVSYLRSNKQISRIGLWGRSMGAVTSLLYGAGDPSIAGMVLDSAFSSLYDLMMELVDVYKIRLPKFTVKMAVQYMRRVIERRAKFDIMDLNCLQVAPKTYIPALFGHASDDKFIQPHHSDLIFKSYAGDKNIIKFDGDHNSSRPQFYYDSVSIFFYNVLHPPQISTAHSSKLEKYYDLGDLKVGAGMDESLLYEIITGLHSAGTDAGCSSSAPPNISTTKSVGELLSEIAPVTTVESMVKENNSLNSLETSYLQDKPNGQIEECCSYTSSNRESWGRCSSLGGSDEEESSADCAAADNCHQRTLEVFGTPLRNMEQKSSDSAKDEKKKKTMIVPKKPKSEKFEKLEALSKRLRLCFLKRVNHQRHCSS; encoded by the exons ATGATTGATCAATTTATCAACTTTGTCATTCGTCCTCCCAG GGCAGAGTACAACCCAGATCAGTATCTTTGGGAAAGGGACTTCACTCTCGCAGGAAGAACATACAAACGAGAAGACTTGGAG CTTAGGAATGCAAGGGGCCATACATTGCTGTGCAGTCATTATCTACCTTCACCACTCCCTGAAGATACCCCTCTTCCTTGTGTTATATACTGCCACGGAAACAG TGGATGTAGGGCAGATGCAAATGAGGCTGCCGTAATTCTTCTTCCATCATATATAACTGTTTTTACTCTTGATTTTTCGGGTTCAGGCTTATCTGATGGTGACTATGTCAGCCTTGGTTGGCATGAG AGAGATGACCTGAAGGTTGTGGTGTCATATTTGAGAAGTAACAAACAAATATCGCGGATAGGTCTATGGGGAAGATCTATGGGTGCAGTCACTAG CCTTCTTTATGGAGCAGGGGACCCCTCTATAGCTGGAATGGTGTTGGATAGTGCATTCTCAAGCTTGTATGATCTAATGATGGAACTTGTGGATGTATATAAAATTCGGCTCCCTAAATTCACt GTCAAGATGGCAGTACAGTATATGCGACGGGTAATTGAAAGGCGGGCAAAGTTTGATATCATGGATCTTAATTGCTTACAG GTTGCACCCAAAACATATATTCCTGCTTTATTTGGACACGCTAGTGATGACAAATTCATTCAACCCCACCACTCTGACCTTATTTTTAAGTCCTATGCG GgggataaaaatattataaaatttgatgGTGATCATAACTCTTCGCGACCACAGTTCTATTATGATTctgtttctattttcttctaCAATGTCCTTCACCCTCCTCAAATTTCTACCGCTCATTCAAGTAAGCTTGAGAAATATTATGATTTGGGGGATTTGAAGGTTGGTGCAGGCATGGATGAG AGCCTCTTATACGAGATAATCACTGGTCTTCATTCTGCTGGTACTGATGCTGGGTGTTCATCTTCTGCTCCTCCTAACATTTCAACCACAAAGTCTGTGGGTGAACTTCTTTCTGAAATTGCACCAGTGACTACTGTT GAGTCAATggttaaagaaaataattcacTTAACAGTCTTGAGACGTCATATTTacag GATAAGCCCAATGGCCAGATTGAAGAATGTTGCTCATATACAAGCTCAAATAGAGAAAGTTGGGGAAGATGCTCTTCTTTAGGAGGCAGTGATGAAGAAGAATCTTCTGCTGATTGTGCAGCAGCTGATAACTGCCATCag agaactCTTGAGGTGTTTGGAACACCTCTTCGGAACATGGAACAGAAATCCTCAGACTCAGCAAAAGacgaaaagaagaagaagactatGATAGTTCCAAAGAAGCCTAAAAGCGAGAAATTTGAAAAGTTAGAGGCCCTTAGCAAACGACTACGTCTCTGCTTTCTGAAGCGGGTAAACCATCAAAGGCATTGCTCTTCGTGA
- the LOC132170865 gene encoding uncharacterized protein LOC132170865 isoform X2: MIDQFINFVIRPPRAEYNPDQYLWERDFTLAGRTYKREDLELRNARGHTLLCSHYLPSPLPEDTPLPCVIYCHGNSGCRADANEAAVILLPSYITVFTLDFSGSGLSDGDYVSLGWHERDDLKVVVSYLRSNKQISRIGLWGRSMGAVTSLLYGAGDPSIAGMVLDSAFSSLYDLMMELVDVYKIRLPKFTVKMAVQYMRRVIERRAKFDIMDLNCLQSLLYEIITGLHSAGTDAGCSSSAPPNISTTKSVGELLSEIAPVTTVESMVKENNSLNSLETSYLQDKPNGQIEECCSYTSSNRESWGRCSSLGGSDEEESSADCAAADNCHQRTLEVFGTPLRNMEQKSSDSAKDEKKKKTMIVPKKPKSEKFEKLEALSKRLRLCFLKRVNHQRHCSS; the protein is encoded by the exons ATGATTGATCAATTTATCAACTTTGTCATTCGTCCTCCCAG GGCAGAGTACAACCCAGATCAGTATCTTTGGGAAAGGGACTTCACTCTCGCAGGAAGAACATACAAACGAGAAGACTTGGAG CTTAGGAATGCAAGGGGCCATACATTGCTGTGCAGTCATTATCTACCTTCACCACTCCCTGAAGATACCCCTCTTCCTTGTGTTATATACTGCCACGGAAACAG TGGATGTAGGGCAGATGCAAATGAGGCTGCCGTAATTCTTCTTCCATCATATATAACTGTTTTTACTCTTGATTTTTCGGGTTCAGGCTTATCTGATGGTGACTATGTCAGCCTTGGTTGGCATGAG AGAGATGACCTGAAGGTTGTGGTGTCATATTTGAGAAGTAACAAACAAATATCGCGGATAGGTCTATGGGGAAGATCTATGGGTGCAGTCACTAG CCTTCTTTATGGAGCAGGGGACCCCTCTATAGCTGGAATGGTGTTGGATAGTGCATTCTCAAGCTTGTATGATCTAATGATGGAACTTGTGGATGTATATAAAATTCGGCTCCCTAAATTCACt GTCAAGATGGCAGTACAGTATATGCGACGGGTAATTGAAAGGCGGGCAAAGTTTGATATCATGGATCTTAATTGCTTACAG AGCCTCTTATACGAGATAATCACTGGTCTTCATTCTGCTGGTACTGATGCTGGGTGTTCATCTTCTGCTCCTCCTAACATTTCAACCACAAAGTCTGTGGGTGAACTTCTTTCTGAAATTGCACCAGTGACTACTGTT GAGTCAATggttaaagaaaataattcacTTAACAGTCTTGAGACGTCATATTTacag GATAAGCCCAATGGCCAGATTGAAGAATGTTGCTCATATACAAGCTCAAATAGAGAAAGTTGGGGAAGATGCTCTTCTTTAGGAGGCAGTGATGAAGAAGAATCTTCTGCTGATTGTGCAGCAGCTGATAACTGCCATCag agaactCTTGAGGTGTTTGGAACACCTCTTCGGAACATGGAACAGAAATCCTCAGACTCAGCAAAAGacgaaaagaagaagaagactatGATAGTTCCAAAGAAGCCTAAAAGCGAGAAATTTGAAAAGTTAGAGGCCCTTAGCAAACGACTACGTCTCTGCTTTCTGAAGCGGGTAAACCATCAAAGGCATTGCTCTTCGTGA